The proteins below come from a single Amphiura filiformis chromosome 15, Afil_fr2py, whole genome shotgun sequence genomic window:
- the LOC140172087 gene encoding uncharacterized protein, with protein MVSPIGLVPKSEPGKVRLIHHLSYPEGKSINDGIDPDVCIVKYASFDVAVQLVISTGKGALMAKADIESAFRLLPVHPEDFQLLGMKLNNQFFVDKALPMGASCSPALFEKFSTFIEWVVKRESGSDKVTHYADDFLFVGTKDLGNKSSCNRLVRIFEEVCGNLGVPLAKDKSVGPSSKLTYLGLEIDAVKQIISIPRGKLSDIKKKVQNALKTSPITLRELQSVIGSLSFVCKAVAPGRAFLRRLINITCGIKRPWCKLKLTAGAKRDLEMWLLFLDNFNGTTIIPEQAWFVESDLQLFTDSSGKIGFGGYFQGKWFQGKWPNAKFKNRSIAWLEFFPILVSVVLWGEQLTGKRIMLRSDNMPVVKIINKQSSKCPQIMKLVRFFVLQCLKLNLAFCARHIPGKVNDIADALSRFQMNRFRAVAPQAEPAATPVPEFLWTL; from the coding sequence ATGGTGTCTCCAATTGGATTAGTGCCGAAATCTGAACCTGGTAAAGTAAGACTAATTCACCATCTGTCATACCCTGAGGGAAAATCAATAAATGACGGCATCGACCCAGATGTGTGTATTGTAAAATATGCAAGTTTTGATGTGGCAGTGCAATTGGTGATAAGTACGGGGAAGGGCGCCCTCATGGCCAAGGCTGACATCGAGTCAGCATTTCGTCTTCTGCCTGTCCATCCGGAGGATTTTCAGTTGTTAGGGATGAAGCTTAACAATCAGTTCTTTGTTGATAAAGCATTGCCCATGGGGGCATCATGCTCGCCTGctctttttgaaaaattttcaactTTCATTGAGTGGGTTGTCAAAAGAGAATCGGGGTCAGATAAGGTCACACACTACGCTGATGACTTCCTCTTTGTTGGCACGAAGGATTTAGGTAATAAGTCATCGTGTAACCGACTTGTAAGAATTTTCGAAGAGGTATGTGGAAACTTGGGCGTTCCCTTAGCGAAAGACAAATCTGTAGGTCCATCATCAAAATTGACCTATTTGGGTCTAGAGATCGATGCAGTAAAGCAAATAATTTCCATCCCCAGAGGTAAACTATCAGACATAAAGAAAAAGGTCCAAAATGCGTTAAAAACATCTCCGATTACGCTAAGAGAGTTGCAATCAGTAATAGGGTCATTGTCCTTTGTTTGTAAGGCAGTTGCTCCCGGCAGGGCATTTTTACGGCGACTGATCAATATCACATGTGGTATTAAGAGACCCTGGTGCAAGTTAAAATTAACTGCCGGGGCAAAAAGGGACTTGGAGATGTGGTTACTTTTTCTTGACAATTTCAATGGAACAACAATTATCCCTGAGCAAGCTTGGTTTGTAGAAAGTGATTTACAATTATTTACAGATTCAAGTGGGAAAATTGGATTCGGCGGATATTTCCAAGGCAAGTGGTTTCAGGGCAAGTGGCCAAATGCAAAATTCAAAAATCGTTCAATTGCATGGCTAGAATTTTTCCCAATCCTGGTGTCAGTGGTTTTATGGGGAGAACAGCTTACGGGGAAGAGGATTATGTTAAGATCGGATAACATGCCCGTAGTCAAAATCATTAACAAACAATCGTCAAAATGCCCacaaattatgaaattggttaGATTTTTTGTACTCCAATGTTTAAAACTAAATCTAGCATTCTGCGCAAGGCATATACCAGGCAAGGTTAATGATATTGCGGACGCTCTGTCTCGATTTCAGATGAACCGGTTCAGAGCAGTAGCACCACAAGCAGAGCCAGCGGCCACTCCAGTGCCAGAGTTTCTTTGGACGCTCTAG